CTTTGGCCACATCTGCTGCTGAACTGTTGGAAGTGTCTCCAGACCCTTCATTCCCATTGGACTTACCCACCTCCAGGGTTGGGGCAGTGAAGTCACAGTACTGGTGCCAAACCAGGCCTCACTGCCTGCCTTGCCTCAAGCTCCCTTTGTGCGGGAGAACTGGGCCCTGCCCCGCTGGTCTCCCCTAACCTGGCTCTTCTGCCCCACCTAGGACCAAATCTGAATTCCCTGGGAATATCGGAGAAAGTTGAGATGGGCAGTTTGAGCCCTGTGCATCCCAGCTTCAGTCCTGGCCGGAGGGCGGCCCTGAGACCCCCCCAGTGGGCCTGCTCCTCTCAGgtctacctcccctccccacccccgccccgcccccaagcCCTGCAGGTGTCAGACAGGGACAGTAAAACTGCTCAAACTCAACCCCAGACACCTGGAGCCCTGGGGGTGGAAACTGGACTCGCATTAGACATTTAGACATATCCAGAGGACACACCAACACAGACACGCACaccgtggggtggggtggggtggggctcccAAAGCCTTACACAGGGTGAGGGGTTGGTGGGAGGGTTCACACATGCACACTCCATTACCTGCTCACCACCCACCTCTGAGCTGACCTGCATCCCAGCTGGTCCTCCATCTCTAAAGCTGAATGTCAAACAGTGCCAAATGCTGGGACAGGGGGTGAAGATCCCTCTGTCCCACCCTAGCCGCCAGAATCCCCTAAATGACCCTCATCCCCCCCAGGTGCTCATTGTAACCATTTATCACTAGTGTCAGGCCCCGAGTGGGACCACATGCCACTGCCTGCACCCCTTGGCAGAGGAACCCTCACCAGACATGGCCCTTTGCCTTAGCAGGGTGACTTGGTTACTCCTGGCTTAGGCCATCCCACCCTCAACGTGGCCCTTCCACACTCAGGCCTGTGCCCACTTCCCGCCTCCTTCCCATTCACACacaccccctgccccccaggaGGCCAAACTGCTCCTCCCTGCTGAACACATACtcgcacatgcatacacatatatacacactctGTGCACACAGAGCCTGGGCCTGGGCACACTTCTTCACACCATTCATTCTGGTCATTTCCTCTAAAGGATCCCAGCCTGGGGGCTGGTGGGGGACCGAGGGCAGGGGGAGGCGGCCATGGGGCTGAGatggactggggggagggggaagcattAATTAATGGCTCCGTTAATTAATGTCATGTTGCTTGTCGCTTTCTCAGTGTGTGTGTACGGTCCATGCCTGCTGCTGGGGCCAGGGTGGGCACCCATGCTGTACACCCAGCCTAGATGCCAGCCATGTCTTGAGGGGGCGTGTGTGTAACTGTAGTGTAGTCAGGTGCTCAAtggagaatataaaaattaaagaaaaaaatcaaacatatacagaaaaatatatattttaagtttaaaaaacagaaaaacagacaaaacaatcCCCATCAGGTAGTTGTCCAACCCCCAGCTGGGTCTAATCCTTCTCATCACCCACCTGACCTAGCTGCCCCTCACGGGCATGGGGGATCTGGGGAGGACTGGGGGGCCATTTCCTCTTTTCTGcccttttttttggttgttgttctaTTTTGTACAGACAAGTCGGAAAAACAACAGCGACAAAAAAGTCAAGAAACTTTGTAAAATATTGTGTGTGTGATTccttgtaaaatattttcaaatggtttATTACAGAAGATCAGTTATTAAATAATGTTCATATTTTCACTTCAAATGGTTCCCATCCACTGTGTCTGCCCTGGGATGAGGGTTGGGTAGCTTGCATGCAGGCCGCCTTGACCTCAAAGCCCCACGGAGCACTCGGCTAGGAGTGAAGGCCATAGCATCCAGGTTTTGGGTGGGTGTACAGCATGACAAAAGCCTCCTGCTTCCCGGACCTAACTAGCAGATACTTGAATCCTTTGTCTTGTATAATCCCAAAAGCATCCAGAAAAATTCCCAGAGGCTCAAGGAGATGAGATGTAGATTTAGGCAGGCGTCCAACAACCCGGTCAGACCACCCCAGCCTAGTGGCCGGTCCTCCATCAGAAGTGAAGAGTGAATACTTGGCCCGAGTCCAGAACCTAGTGCTTGAGGACCCAGTGTCTAGTCTACCTACAGGCATGACCACTGCTCTTCCCAGCCCAGGGGAGGCTCAAGACCCAGTACTCTCATGGCTACTGCTGCTCACACTGGGACAGGAAATACACtaacattttattgcttttttgagacagagagaaacatcaatttgttgtttcacttaactcatgcagtcattggttgactcgtatgtgccctgatgggggattgaatcctcaaccttggcatattgggtcctcgctctaaccgactgagctacccggccatgGCTGAAATCCAATTCTCTTGTTCATTTTAATCCCAACTCTTCttctttaatgtttaatttattgactttagaaagaagggaagggagagaagagagacgggaacactgatctgttcctgtctgtgccctgactggaggtggaaccagcaacctctgcacttcggggtgatgctctaaccaaccgagctatccgaccagggctGATCCCAACTCCTAATAGTCCATGTGACCTTTGAGTTCCTTTAAAGAGGAAAGACTTATAACCACCAGTACAGATAGGTTTCCCAGTGCTGATGACAGGACACACTGAGCACTCACCTAATGGCTTCTGGTTGAGTCCTCCCAACCTTAGATTGGGTGCTAGTTTATCCCCGTAGTGCAGATGAGCAAATTGAGACTTAGGAGAAATCCTTTCTCCCCAGATGAGAAGGACAAGAAATCAGCAAAGGTTTCTGAGAGCAGGTGGCCTGTGACTAGGGGGTGGGGGGCTTAGatgctaaataaatgaaagagagtgTTTCAGGCCTTAGCGAACACACTTTTCCTTGCTCCTCTGTGGGAGCTGGCCACAGAGCAACGCCTAACTAGCAACCTCTGAGACAGCCCCCATGCCCTGCAACAGCCTGGAGGTCCTGGggtagggttgccagataaaatagaGAACATTGAATAcagtttgaatttcagataaatatttttaagtatgtttCCAATATTGTATGGGACATACTTGTACTAAAAAATGAGGACATGcttatacttaaaaattattcattgtttatttgaaattcaaatttgatTTAGCACCTTGTATTttcatttgctaaatctggcaactttACCCTGGGGTGGCATCCAGTGGGAACTCAGACTCTAGACAAAAGTAAAGGGTGTGAACGCCCTCTGTAATCCAGAGGCTTGTGCACATGTCAGTCATACGGAGATCAGTAGCTGAAGGAAATGCATTCTGCACTTTATAAATGCACTTTGtcatgtaattattttaattacatgcacattttaaattttacttttttaaaatgtttatttgttgagttcagagagagaggaagggaaagagagaaagacaggaacattaatctgttcctgtatgtgccttgactggggatcgaactgacaacctctgtgcttcaggacaatgctccaaccaaccaagctatcccaccAGAgctatatgtacattttaattttttgtgtgtgtgacagagagagggacagatagggacagacagacaggaagggagagagatgagaagcatcagttcttcgttgcagcaccttagttgttcattgactgttttctcatatgtgccttgaccaggaggctacagcagagcaagtaacccctagctcaagccagcgaccttgggtttcaagccagcaaccttggacttcaagccagccacctttggctcaagccaacaaccatggggtcatgtctatgatcccatgctcaagctggtgaacctgcactgaagctggacgagcccacactcaagccggcgacctcagggttcaaacctgggtcctctgcatcccagtccgatgcgctatccactgagccactgcctgctcaggctatatgcacatttttaaaaagtagctcaagagcctgaccaggcggtggcgcagtagatagagcgtcagactgggatgtggaggacccaggttcaagaccccgaggtcgccagcttgagcgcgggctcatctggtttgagcaaaagcccaccagcttgaacccaaggtcgctggctccagcaaggggttactcggtctgctgaaggcccggggtcaaggcacatatgagaaagcaatcaatgaacaactatggtgttgcaacgcgcaatgaaaaactaatgattgatgcttctcatctctctcccgttcctgtctgtccctgtctatccctctctctgactcactctgtctctgtaaaaaataaattaattaaaaaaaaaaaagctcaagatacaaaaataaattcagattgCACAGAACACAACCCTCCAGAAGCCACCGTTGCAATGAAGTGGGGACTCAAGACCAGTCTTGTCCAAGTTTGTGGGGAAGCCTCTCTTCCTCTGGGCCAGCATTCAGAAGTTTGTTGAGGGGCAGAAAACCCGAGTTTGAATCGTGGCTCTACCCTACTTGTAACAAGGACAGCCTGGGCAATACACTCATGGTGTACCCAGAGTGAACTGGCATTTTACACTCCAGTCCCCTTAGACCCTCATGGTAGGTCCTGTCATCTCCATTTTATGGTCCATGAACATGAGTTTCAATAAAGTCCAGGAACCTGGTCAATGTCACACAGCTGCCAAATGGCAGAGCAAAAATTCTAACCTGGGTCAGGCCCCAAACATCCCATACAACCTGAGTCAGGATTATACCAGACCATGGAAGTTCTAGTTCGCgcatagtacacacacacacacacacacacaccaagaccATCCAACATTCTTACACACCTGCCCACAAGGACACACCTACTCATCTATACATGCGAAGTCACACTTTTTAGGGGAATTAAGCAAATATGTGGCATGCAGTTGGGGCCCTGGGTAACCGCCGCGTTCCCAACGTTAGCCACGCTCCGGCCCCCAACACTCCCATCTCCTGAGATCCTGTGGAAACGGTCCTAAAAACTATAATCCAAGCACACCTCCTCTCACCATCTACTGGCCCGGCCCGGGCGCACAGCCTACTGGGACTTGTAGTTCTACCCAGATCCCCGATTTCCGCTTGTCTCCAGCTTCCGCCACGGACTCGGTGTCCCAGCATGCCGCAGAGCCAAAGTCCTACTCCGCGAGGGCATCCCGCCGCCTCCCGGGGCGCGCAGGCGCAGCGCCCCTGTTTGTCGGCGCCTGAGAAGGGAGGAGATAGATCGAATCCAAGATCCAGGCCGAGCCGGACCTGACCAGACTTGAGTCGGACCCAGAACTAGGCTCCAGTCCCGCGCGGACCGGACCGTAGGACCCCGGAGTGGATGGAGTAGTCCCAGCCCTGAGGTCAAAGCCAGCCCACTCGGCCTGGCTCGGGGCCCACAGGGCGGTCAGGCAGGCGGGCCGACGCCGCCCAGGGCCTGCCTTCAGGTTCCCGGAGAGGGGCCTAGGCCTTGGCCCCGCGACCAGGCCGGGCCCGGCCCTTCGGAACCGACATCGACCCTACCAGCAGTGGAACCTTCAGCGGGGCCATAGGCCAGTGACTAGGCCGGAGCCGGGCCTCCCGTCGGGGCCGGACTGGGACGAGGCCCCGGGGAGGCCCCTCGCCCACTAGACCCTTCCCTCCGGCCGGGGCCCGCCGGGAAGATGCAGCGCGCCCTACCGGGCGCCCGCCAGCACTTGGGGGCCGTCCTGGCCAGCGCCAGCGTGGTGGTGAAGGCCCTGTGCGCGGCGGTCCTGTTCCTCTACCTGCTGTCCTTCGCTGTGGACACGGGCTGCCTGGCGGTCACCCCGGGCTATCTGTTTCCGCCCAACTTTTGGATCTGGACCCTGGCCACCCATGGGCTCATGGAACAGCATGTGTGGGATGTGGCTATCAGCCTGGCCACCGTGGTGGTGGCTGGACGTTTACTGGAGCCCCTCTGGGGGGCCTTGGAGCTGCTCATCTTCTTCTCAGTGGTGAACGTGTCTGTAGGGCTGCTGGGGGCCTTCGCCTACCTCCTCACCTACATGGCTTCCTTCAACCTGATCTACCTTTTTACCATCCGCATACACGGCaccctgggcttcctgggtggTGTCCTGGTGGCACTTAAGCAAACCATGGGGGACTGTGTGGTCCTGCGAGTGCCCCAGGTGCGCATCAGCGTGGTGCCCATGCTGCTGTtggggctgctgctgctactgcggCTGGCCACGCTGCTCCAGAGCCCGGCGCTGGCCTCCTATGGCTTCGGGCTGCTCTCCAGCTGGGTGTATCTTCGCTTCTACCAGCGCCACAGCCGAGGCCGAGGGGACATGGCTGACCACTTTGCTTTTGCCACCTTCTTCCCTGAGATCCTGCAGCCTGTGGTGGGGCTGTTGGCGAACTTGGTGCACAGCCTCCTGGTGAAGGTAAAGATATGCCAGAAGACAGTGAAGCGCTATGATGTGGGGGCCCCGTCCTCCATCACCATCAGCCTCCCAGGCACAGACCCTCAAGATGCAGAGCGGAGAAGGTACTGTGGAATCTTCTGAACACTTGTCGATCTAGGAGAGTGTATATTAAGTCACATTCCGTCTTGCAGGGTGCTTGCCCTGTAAAGGTGGCCAAGGGTCAGGTATTGGGGCGGATTCAGAAAGAGATCAAATCCGATGGTGGCATTGAGGAGCTCAGCATTTAAGCATCTGGGTTCCAGTGGTTGCTTTCCAATATCGGGGAGTATTGCCTTTCTCACCATGCAGGCCCTTAACGAGTCTCGAGAAATTTCCAGTTTCCTTTGGTACCGTGTGAGGGGCTAATGGGCTCAGAATCTTGGAATCCTAGACACTGGTTCTATAGAAACCAGAAAACAACCTGCTGGTCCATGAGAGGGAGTGGCAGAGGAGACCTGGGATCCTTGAGACTGAATCACCCCAATTTCCCATTGCTGAACCGTGCCCTCTTCCTGGGCCTTCATTCCGTTACTGTGTTTCTCTGCCCCTGGTTGAGCGGGAACCCTGGGTTATTACTAGActtacagcacacacacacacacccctgcaggCCAGCATGTTACCGAacccaggagacaggccacaTGACCCCAGGGAATGGAGACACCCTTTTCATTATCTGTAAACCAAGCCATCTGTACCATCAGGAGGCCCAGCTGAGTTCATTACTCAGTGCACCTTGACCAGGGCAGGACAGATCTTTTTAAATCCTGTGCTTTCGCTCCCAGGTCTGTGGCCTCACTTGAGTGGTCACAGCCCGTTTCCAACATTATTTTGAGgtgttttggcttttttttattattattattattttttttttgtatttttctgaagctggaaacggggagagacagtcagacagactcctgcatgcacccgactgggatccacctggcacgcctaggcgatgctctgcccaccagggggcgatgctctgccgcaaccagagccactgtagagccactgtagcgcctggggcagaggccaaggagccatccccagcgcccgggccatctttgctccaatggagcctccactgcgggaggggaagagagagacagagaggaaagagggggtggagaagcaaatgggtgcttctcctttgtgccctagccgggaatcgaacccgggtcccccgcacgccaggccaacgctctaccactgagccaaccgccagggccagctttttttattttttttaagcagttACTTGAGCAGTGAAATCTGGAGCGGGCGCCTCCTACCTTCTGCCTTTGTCAAAGGCTTCTGCTTTTACTCACCTGTGGAATGGGTTCTTGGCAGCTTTCTGAATTCAACTGGAGGTAGCCCTGGGCTTACTCTGCACCAGGACTGTGGAGCTGAACGCGGGATACATCCCTTGAAGGTGTCCCCAGCTTGAGAGAGCCACAGATCACAATGGTCCCAGGGGGCAGGTGCTGCCAGGCATTCCTGTAGGCCCTACAGTTTCTATCTCTACAGCTGATGGATCCTATGGACCGAGGTCTGTCTTAGCCTTATTCAGTGAAGGGGGTGGAGCCAGCAGGGCTGGACTGGGTAgaaactgagctgtcctcagagcTCTTCAGGTGAGGCCAGGCGACAGTGGCAGACCCTGCCAGTGAGAGGTCTTGGATTGCTAGGGTTGGCTGGACATTCAGAACGACTCTGTTCAGTCCCAGGGAAATGGacaggtggaggtggaggcaggTTGTGGGCAGGAGGTGCCAGGAGGTAGATTCTTGGCATAGCCTTGTGACTGTGAGCTTACTTGGGGATGGGGCTTACCCTTCCAACCACCTTGACATCTTGCTGCTTGCCACTCCCAGACTCAAAAGGCTATTAGAGTGACACAGAACTTCCTGCCTCTGACCCTTGTGAGGAAGTGACTAGCAAGTCACTACCTCTCTACCTTGGCAGGGCTTTGACAGAATTGACAAAGCCATCTCCAGGATGGGCCTGGGTGGCAGCAGAGGATTGTCACGGCCTTGAAGACAGAGTGgaagggtgctggagccttttgTACCCATGTCATTGTTGGCTCTCTTGTCATGTTCCCTGACATGGTGGAGATTTTGGTTCTTAGCCAGAACTTGGAAGGCTATACAGACTGTCCCCCATGCTCAgggcacagagaggctgaggCATCAGGTCCACAGTGGCCACTGTTGGAAATGTTACCTAGCAGCATTCTACCTCCTGGTGGGCCAACTGCACATAAATACCTTCCAGTGAACTTTCCCACTTCCCCCCAGAGTGGGGTCTCCGCGAGTCTGCCCAGTAGAACCAGTAGGCTCTGACCTGTGCCCTACCCATGTGGGCTGTTTTAACACAGGTCCTCGTGGCTTTGGGGATTCTTCTGGGAAGGTTA
This window of the Saccopteryx bilineata isolate mSacBil1 chromosome 10, mSacBil1_pri_phased_curated, whole genome shotgun sequence genome carries:
- the TMEM115 gene encoding transmembrane protein 115, yielding MQRALPGARQHLGAVLASASVVVKALCAAVLFLYLLSFAVDTGCLAVTPGYLFPPNFWIWTLATHGLMEQHVWDVAISLATVVVAGRLLEPLWGALELLIFFSVVNVSVGLLGAFAYLLTYMASFNLIYLFTIRIHGTLGFLGGVLVALKQTMGDCVVLRVPQVRISVVPMLLLGLLLLLRLATLLQSPALASYGFGLLSSWVYLRFYQRHSRGRGDMADHFAFATFFPEILQPVVGLLANLVHSLLVKVKICQKTVKRYDVGAPSSITISLPGTDPQDAERRRQLALKALNERLKRVEDQSVWPSMDDDEEEAAAKVESPSPSDKAPTLPGKGAAPESSLITFEAASPKL